The Ananas comosus cultivar F153 linkage group 20, ASM154086v1, whole genome shotgun sequence region TATATACTTTTAAGTAAATAGTTAGCTCCTAAAGAGTTATATAGTTGAGGGAGTTACTTCAGAATAAATTGTaagttaaattacaaaaaatcttCCTGTCAAAACTTgctctttcattttcttcttgtcatttaaaaatctataatttgcctccttaaaaaataaaaaatattcacaggaggGTGCACTATGATAAAATAACCACCCCTCATCCTTTTCATCTCCTCCCCAATCCAAAACTTCTCCTCCGTTCTTCGCGCCTCCTTCAATCCCAGCCCTGACTCCATTTCCTCCACTTGCTCCCCCACTCCTTTAGCACTCTCACCGTCCCTCCGTTTTGGTGATTACAGGGAGAAAGATCGGGGTGGacgtggatggagaggtgggcaAGTGTGAGagtgaggcggcggaggaggcgagggCATGTGTGTGGGCATAGACAGAGGGGTGGGTAAGGGCGAGGTAGCGAAGAGCGAGGCGGCGACCGAGGACGTCGGTGAGGAAGAATGAGAATTTCAGgagtattttgggtataaaaaataggatataaacgAGAACTCTAACGGAACACTGATGATGGGGGCcgaagtgaattttttattttttaagggaaCAAAGTGCGGATTTTTAAAAGATcgggaggaaagtgaaaaagcaagTATTGAGAGGAGGAGATtgtctgtaatttagcctaaattatAGTTTGGATTCTTGAATCAAAGATATAAGATGTACATCCCATATAAGGAGTAGGGATCTCAGCGAATCATATTCGCGGTGGATTTTTTAAAACCTGAATCCGAACTCGACAATCAAATTCGAACTCCGAACCTGGACCTGAGCCCAATGGGTTTTGAAAATCAACATCCAAAACCGAACCCAATCGAAAAATCAAAATCGGAACCTGAAACAATCACTTTCTTTCCCacatttcaaaacatattaaaatctaaaattttcaaaatataaattcaaatttaatatctaacattcatatatattatataatttaaaatctattcgggttcggatcgggtttAAGTCGAGCCAGGTACTAACAATATCCATACCCGAACTTGAATttgtcgaatttttattttgtagatcCGTGTCCGAAACCATATCCGTTTAGTATCGGATAAATCTACCCTGTTTAGCTATGTTAATGAAAGAGGCAAAGTGCATAAAGACTCATAACTTTCTATTGTTTTAAAACAAACCACTAAaccttttattttgaaaattagacTCTCTAAATTTTTCTAGATGGTTTTAGATAGACAGCGTAggggattcttttttttttttttttttttttttttttttgggaggagAAACACGCCCTAAGGcgaatttatttatcaatcgGTAGGTACAACTTGAGAGAATTCATCTACAGAGGACCAAAAAGACAGTTTGTTGCTAGAGAGCCCCCAGTTGGCCAATCGATCTGCAACTAcaatatttttagaatatctTGAAGACCATCCATAGCTAAATTGCTTGGAGCTTTCAAGAAAATTCTGAAGAACCGTGATTCTTGTTCGAGCTTCATCTGTTAGCGAATCTGAATGATAGCTCCTAAGGTGCAAGGCTTTGATGATGGGTGCTGAATCTGAGTAGATATGATAAGTTTCTCCCGGATACCTTTGCAACAAAAGATTTGTCGCTCGGAAAATTGCTCCAATTTTCGCTGAGCAGGCGTCATGGACGTCCTTCAGTACATCAGATATGCACATAATGATTCCATGTTGATTGGCGATTAGGCATCCGACACCACCTGTAGTACCACCTTTCCAACTCCCATCCCCCCATACTTGTAAGGAAAAGGTCGCAAGTTCTTGAATCAGAGTTGGGTCCTGAATGCTAATTCCTCATCATGTTCTCTTTAGAATATAAGGTCGTCCAGCTGCGAGCCCGTGAAATGATGGCAgtgatattgaaattttttccttcaaaaatcATCTCATTCCTTCCTTTCCATAAGCTCCATAATAGATGAACACAGAAAGCCCTATAAGTCGCCATGTCTTTATTAGTTAGGATAAAGAAAATCCAAAAGGACAGAGGCCTATCCGCATTATCAATTACAAGGCCTATACTGATGCAAACAGACATGTCGTGTTTGctcacaattaaaaaataaatgtaccAACGTCTCAGGCTCTTGTAGGCAAGCGGGCAGAGTCCATTAAAGTTAGGCAGTCTCGAGGCTAGTGCGGCTCCAACTGGTAACGTGTCTGCTACTAGTCTCCAGAAAAATACTTTAGCTCGGGGCATCACATTCTTTATGCCCCAAATTTTTCCCCAGATAGTATGCTGGTTTTCATATGGCTGATGCAATTGGCTATGATCCAGACCATCGTTTAAATGATTGATAGCAGATCGCAGGGTGAAGCGGCCAGATTCGGAGAAGTTCCATCGTAGTTGTTCAGAATTTTGGACCACAGCATTCGCCATGAAATTACGGATTTGTAACATAGAGCGCCAAATAGGTGAAACTACAGGTCTGTTTTGAGCCGACCAGAAGCTGAGATTGTTAGCCCGATTGTACTTGTTCACCAGAACCTGTGCCCATAATGATGTTGGCCTAGTGAGGAGCGACCACACCAATTTGCATACTAGGGCGCGATTAAGGGTTGACAGGGATGGTATACCAATCCCCCGAGTTCCCTGTTTGTAGTTAGTTTTGTCCATGCCTTTGGGTAATAATGGTGACCGCCTGGCTTGAAGCCCCACCAGAAATCTCGAATAATTTTTTCCATCTGGTGAAGAAATTTTGCAGGAAGTAGAATGAAACAAATAGAGTATCGAGGTACCGCTAGGAGCACCGATTGTATAAGAGTGAGACGCCCCGCATGCGATAGATTTCTAGCTTTTCATCTAGCTAATCTGCTTTGCAATTTATCAATGATGAAACTGAAGGTGTTGGTTAGGGACCGTTCCAAAAATAGCGGATTGCCTAAGTATCTTCCTTGTCCTTGGTGCGCTGCGATGTTGAGAATTTGTTGGATACTCTCACGTATTGCAGATGTAGTGCTGTGGCTGAATATTATCGACGATTTTTGGAGATTTATAGTCTCCCCAGATATGGTACAGAAAATATTGAGGATTTCTTGAATTCGGAGGGCCTCATTCTGGGAGGATTTTCCGAAGATAAAGAGGTCGTCAGCATACATAACGTGTGTTATAGCCGGTCCCGTTCGTAAAAACCTGAAGCCATTTAGTGAGCCGCAAAGGGCAGCTTCCTCCAAGAACAGTGAAAGTGCATTAGAAgctaagataaaaatatacggAGAGAGGGcagtttactattttttttttttacttaattagtttaattttatagctctttattcttatatttttaaaaaatataagtatttatgCTAACAGCGTAAATcttgagacaaaaaaaaaacttaatttaatagccgaattttttatcccgaatttttaattgatgaacgtataatatccgtataaatcacgtatccgaataatcggcgaatccgttttttagccctttttttcaacgaatttaaaaattagaaggcgaattttatctgaattatatccctaccgaatttttgccgaatccgaattaactaactatgttaCATATTTCTCAAGTTTTAAGGGGTATTTTAGACATTGTCTCAAATCTTCAATTCGGTATTTTAGACATTGTCTCAAATTCGGCTGGTCAAAAAGGGAGGGAAAGGAGAgcgggaaaagaaaaaggccccaacaaaaaaaaaaaaaaaaagaaaaaaaatagagcttTTCGAGGAGCCAAGAGctcgacgaagacgacgacgacgctgcggcggcgccgcctctctccgccgccgcgatGCCGCAGCCGAAGATCAGCGCCTTCTTCAAGCCCGCCGCCGATCTCGCCATTAACGACCTCAGCATCCGATCCCATAAGGTACCTCCTTTTCCGTTTCTTTTCCTACTCTTAATCTGTATGTTTTCACTAGATTTTATAGTTTAGGTGTTATTCAACACATGGAATCTTAGTTTAAGTGCCTCCGATCGAAACCCCCCCTCGATGTCGTAGTTTTCTTAGATTGAATCGATCAAAATGATGGAGAAATGGGCATGTTTTGCTCAAAAActgggtttaaaaaaaaattatgatgggtACTGCAGCTGCTACCGCGACGGGGAGAAGGGGAATGATAAGGGATCGGAAATTGCCGCAAAGGTTATTAATAAGAAGCGGAGCTACGCGCAGTACCATTTGGAATTGGGGCAATCCGATTTCGTCCTGCACAGTTGCGCCGTTTGCGGGATGATGTACGCGCGCGGGGATCAAGAGGACGAGAAGACTCACAAAGCATTTCATAAGAACTACTGTGAGGGAATCCCGTTCAAGGTGTTTGTTGAAATGCCAATGCGTCAATTTTGTGCAATTCGTGTTTACTTTTTcggcttaattataaaaactcCCCATgcacttaaaaaaatttaaacagtCTCAACCCTGCACTTTAGCTTGTGTCAAATAGGTCCAATAATTTTGGGATTCTGTTAACTTTTGATGGAAGTGTTAGCGGTGATGACGTGGCAAAATTGTTTGCCATTGAAAATGCTTAATTCTCGCATGTGAATGCTTTTTCGTGGTTCCTCTTGGGCTTTGATTTTTGAAGGTGTGCTTGAAGGAGCTTAAATGGGCTTAAAAATGTGCTATCTCATCATGTCGCCGTTTAAATTAACGCAAAAGCCTAATAGAAGGGCCTATTTTATACAGAACTAAAGTGCAGGGTTGgcattgtttaaatttttatgcagGGAGATGTTTGAGACATGGGGGTGAAATGctaggttttttttctttttaataattaagcctttttttttttctgtaaaatgcATGTATAGTCATTGTACTTTCCCAATGTTGTTACCTGTTCGCCAAATTTTTCCAGGTGTTCCATCCCTTGTTGCTAATCAGACCCGACGGATGTTAATTATTTTCTCAGCACATGCCGGTTTTCtgcaaaatgaccattttactgCCTCTGTAAAAGGATTTCTTGTTTCATTTGATTTTCGAAATTGACTTGATGGATGTCAGGAATTTTAATGGCCAGGATGTGATTGCGGCATGTTGCGATGTACAAAGCTTAAAATGTTTTAATGAAAGTTCAAGAAAACTATGTCCCAATACCACAAAAGTACAAGAACTATCCATACATCTGTTTCCCTTTTCGTTCGTGCTGTGATACTTACTTGAAGTTGCAGGGTTGGCGCAATGAGAGGGCGGTCGTGACTAGCAGTAATGGAGACCGCATATTATTGGTGATAGATGAGGATTCTTCTGCTCAAAAGAACAAGGTTTATCTCGATGTCACACATTCTAGTCCTTGAACTTTAATGAAGTGCGCCTTTCCAGTAATTGCGAATAAAAAATTGGAGGCATATTTCAGGAATGAAACCGCAATTTGTCAAAAGTTCATGAACTACAGTCCCTGGAGAAACTCCCATAGTTTTCTTTGTCAAGTTGCTTTCATAGTTAAATAAGTGAAAACTAGGTTCATGCTTAAATAGAAGCAACTCTTTCGAATTCTAGCTGAACAAAATCAAACGGATAGGTTGAATGGCCACGTTAATAGAGAGCTTTCAAATATTATAGGTCCAACAAGTTCTAAGAACAGTGGAAAAGGAGCTTGGGTTTAGCGAAGGCCAGCTTCTACATAAGCTATGCaaggtaaaagaaaaaacattagaaatttataaacttttaaatcaaGCCACACTCCTGTTCCTTTAATTAAGTTTCTTTCTTTTGCAGGTTTATCTGTTCATTTCAGGTCATAGGGTTGTTGGCTGCCTCGTCGCTGAACCAATAAAAACTGCCCATAAAGTTATTTCAAGCTCTTCTTCATGCAAAAGTTCAAATGACTTATCGGAAAAGCCAAGTACAGCCAATTCAACAGATACTAACACGGATTCGAGGAGGCGAAACCTAACAATTCAATTTGGTCAGTTTAGTTTCAAGAGAGAAATCATCAGAAAAGGTAATCCTTTGGATAAGACTGTCAAGATTGATCAGTGGGATTGTGGAGCTATTTTTTGTGAAGAGGAAGCTGTGCCGGCTCTGTGCGGCTTCAGGGCAATTTGGGTTGCACCATCCAGTAGGAGGAATGGAATTGCCTCTCAACTAATGGATGCAGCAAGGTAGTTATATTTGCATATGTACCCCTACAAAGTTGTCTATTCACCTCTATATTTCTGCAAAACCTGAATTTTTGATATATGCTGTCCGATAACTTGCTTTATTGCATGTTTACCATTCTACATGGCTATTCCAAAGAATCCTTTTCTATTACACAACCTACTTGCTCAtgaaaacctaaaccctaaaccctaaatcctaaaaccctaaaccagTTGGACTAAAGCCTGATCAAGCATCGACGCTCGTGCTTCTGTCAGCTTCATAAAGCCTGTAGAGGATCTTAACAATTAAGATTTTTACAGTGGAATATGTTAAGATGAACGATTTGCATGGACATATGTGATGGTGTCAAACTCTGTCGTATGAGATCTAACTAGtaattttttacataaatttCCCCGAGAAGGTTGATCATTTCATGGCTTTTCCACACATCATAGTGGCTTTCTTCTTGATAAATCTAGGATGGCCCataattttccttttctttcttttggtgAAAGATGAATCCA contains the following coding sequences:
- the LOC109726047 gene encoding protein CHROMOSOME TRANSMISSION FIDELITY 7; this encodes MVTAWLEAPPEISNNFFHLVKKFCRNPPPISPLTTSASDPISCYRDGEKGNDKGSEIAAKVINKKRSYAQYHLELGQSDFVLHSCAVCGMMYARGDQEDEKTHKAFHKNYCEGIPFKGWRNERAVVTSSNGDRILLVIDEDSSAQKNKVQQVLRTVEKELGFSEGQLLHKLCKVYLFISGHRVVGCLVAEPIKTAHKVISSSSSCKSSNDLSEKPSTANSTDTNTDSRRRNLTIQFGQFSFKREIIRKGNPLDKTVKIDQWDCGAIFCEEEAVPALCGFRAIWVAPSSRRNGIASQLMDAARKSFCKGETLEVSQCAFSSPTSAGKALACSYSETSSFLVYKAEDLFSNHKQ